One region of Terricaulis silvestris genomic DNA includes:
- a CDS encoding sensor histidine kinase: MISDNETAKRVEASALAQSVSLGAFAETATRLGPGRISLGVVQTLVSAYWLGWPWAFAWCVAFALYEMRISPWLLQRFVRPFAQDEARRAERASVLILLMTSCLYLLGWLPAWLAAGPAGDFVAAALVGATLIRGVVSFSQSERVFFAYCSPPVLAMLAVLAMRLENLAAAGVFLAAFANLLLCTYFLRGRLSALVGQMMRANTERQAAEETSIAKTQFLTTMTHELRTPLNAVINYAEMIEEDSEGAIASDAGKITQAARRLLGLLDRILDFADLDAGKLRLTPTPIDVDMFIRDLIRKTEIDRDTHVALIFADNEAPTIFADKDRLAQCIGCLLANAREHTSSARIVVRVGAVGDCALISVEDTGPGIPADQLGVIFEAFRQSDMSNTRSKDGLGLGLAAARRIARAMGGELTAASTPGAGSCFTLRVPSGHVSVEPTRLAS; encoded by the coding sequence GCGCAGAGCGTTTCACTCGGCGCTTTTGCAGAGACGGCCACACGTCTGGGACCCGGACGGATTTCCCTCGGCGTTGTGCAGACTTTGGTCAGCGCTTACTGGCTGGGTTGGCCTTGGGCGTTCGCCTGGTGCGTGGCCTTTGCTCTCTACGAAATGCGCATCAGCCCTTGGCTGCTCCAGCGCTTCGTTCGACCCTTCGCCCAGGACGAAGCGCGCAGAGCTGAACGCGCCAGCGTCCTCATCCTCCTGATGACGTCATGTCTCTACCTCTTGGGTTGGCTCCCCGCTTGGCTTGCCGCCGGGCCGGCAGGCGACTTCGTCGCCGCGGCCTTGGTCGGCGCAACGCTCATCCGCGGCGTCGTCTCGTTCTCGCAGTCCGAGCGAGTCTTCTTTGCCTATTGCAGTCCACCGGTGCTGGCCATGTTGGCGGTGCTTGCGATGCGCCTCGAGAATTTGGCGGCCGCCGGCGTTTTTCTGGCGGCGTTCGCCAATCTCCTCCTCTGCACTTACTTCTTGCGCGGTCGCCTATCGGCGCTGGTCGGCCAAATGATGCGTGCCAATACCGAGCGTCAAGCCGCCGAGGAAACCAGCATCGCCAAGACGCAGTTCCTGACAACGATGACGCATGAACTGCGCACGCCCCTCAACGCGGTCATCAACTATGCCGAGATGATCGAAGAAGATTCCGAAGGGGCGATCGCGTCAGACGCTGGTAAGATCACCCAGGCCGCTCGCCGCTTGTTGGGGTTGCTCGACCGCATTTTGGACTTCGCAGATCTCGACGCAGGTAAACTCCGTCTCACTCCCACTCCCATCGATGTCGACATGTTCATACGCGATTTGATCCGGAAGACCGAGATTGATCGCGACACCCACGTTGCGCTGATCTTCGCCGACAATGAAGCGCCCACAATTTTCGCCGATAAGGACCGGCTCGCGCAATGCATAGGATGCTTGCTCGCCAATGCCCGTGAACACACGTCGAGTGCGCGCATTGTCGTTCGCGTCGGAGCGGTTGGCGATTGCGCCTTGATCTCGGTCGAAGATACCGGGCCCGGCATACCGGCCGACCAGCTTGGAGTTATCTTCGAAGCGTTTCGACAGAGCGATATGTCGAACACACGAAGCAAGGACGGACTGGGTTTAGGACTTGCCGCGGCGCGCCGCATTGCACGCGCCATGGGAGGGGAGTTGACGGCTGCGAGCACGCCGGGGGCTGGCTCATGCTTTACGCTCCGCGTGCCTTCGGGCCACGTTAGCGTCGAACCAACGCGCCTCGCCAGCTAA
- a CDS encoding CobW family GTP-binding protein: MTEPVPVTVLTGFLGAGKTTLLNRILTEQHGKKYAVIVNEFGEIGIDNDLIVDADEEVFEMNNGCVCCTVRGDLIRIIEGLMKRKGRFDAILVETTGLAKPAPVAQTFFVDADVRAKTKLDAIVTVVDAKHAARQLETSEEAAEQVAFADVILLNKTDLVSKDELVTLERQVRAVNPTARLHRMTRGDIALDAIMGLHAFDLDRVTELDPHFLPDHDCDDACAHHDDHDHHGHDHHHHDHDHAHDHVAAAGISSVSLSTDKLINPEKLLPWLNDLTQARGPDILRLKGILAFPDEPKRFVVQGVHMIIEGDTQRDWREGEPRTSRLVFIGRNLDRAELEQAFAACAA; this comes from the coding sequence ATGACTGAACCCGTTCCCGTCACCGTGCTCACCGGCTTCCTGGGCGCGGGCAAGACCACGCTCCTGAACCGCATCCTGACCGAACAGCACGGCAAGAAGTACGCGGTCATCGTCAACGAGTTTGGCGAAATTGGCATCGACAACGATCTGATCGTCGATGCTGACGAAGAAGTGTTCGAGATGAACAATGGCTGCGTCTGCTGCACCGTGCGCGGCGACCTGATCCGCATCATTGAAGGTTTGATGAAACGCAAGGGCCGCTTCGACGCGATCCTGGTGGAGACCACCGGCTTGGCGAAACCGGCGCCGGTTGCGCAGACGTTCTTTGTGGACGCTGATGTGCGCGCAAAGACGAAGCTAGATGCAATCGTCACGGTCGTGGACGCCAAGCACGCGGCGCGGCAATTGGAGACGTCCGAAGAGGCCGCGGAGCAAGTGGCATTCGCGGACGTGATTCTGCTGAACAAGACCGATTTGGTGTCGAAGGACGAACTGGTCACGTTGGAACGCCAAGTGCGGGCGGTGAACCCGACCGCCCGGCTCCATCGCATGACACGCGGCGATATTGCGCTCGACGCGATCATGGGCTTGCACGCGTTCGACCTCGATCGCGTCACCGAACTCGATCCGCACTTCCTGCCCGACCACGATTGCGACGACGCCTGCGCGCATCACGACGATCACGATCACCACGGCCACGATCATCACCACCACGATCATGACCACGCGCACGATCACGTCGCCGCCGCCGGCATTTCCAGCGTTTCGCTCTCTACCGATAAGCTGATCAATCCTGAGAAGTTGCTGCCCTGGCTCAATGATCTGACTCAGGCGCGCGGGCCGGACATTCTGCGGCTCAAAGGCATCCTCGCGTTCCCGGACGAGCCGAAGCGCTTCGTCGTCCAGGGCGTTCATATGATCATCGAAGGCGACACGCAGCGCGATTGGCGCGAAGGCGAGCCGCGCACGTCACGCCTCGTCTTCATCGGCCGCAACCTCGACCGCGCCGAACTGGAGCAAGCCTTCGCCGCGTGCGCGGCGTGA
- a CDS encoding AsmA family protein: MKGWMRWVLLIGGGLFAAALIAAGGLAYLVYRLDVRGEVERAVENATGRDLTINGDVGVSYWPVLGLRAMDTTLANVEGGRAPSFISADEIDIGVELRPLLDRQVVVRRLVLQRPQIALEVDAEGDPNWVLAPRAAPPGAPPTRPTEPGIDIARTNLREVRVIDGEVSFYDARRGSGWVIGDADLSTAITALDAPMTVEGSVKYNDRQVELTAVIANPGAATKGELTPLTLTVESELINFEFTGQTVATSGELAGTVRATGPNLRDLASWAGSPLQGATAFGQFAVTGRLVIGGGAYDFSNAGFSIDQLRGRGDFIVSEVRGKPYISGRLELFDFDLNPYLTGEPPPPPSEDAAVAAAVLPEQGEPQTTAEIAVMEAPPRALDVQAAPSAAPVSFAGLQAFNADLELVTHAVLVQHLRIDSSRLNLVLNDGFMAATLHNLALYGGSGRGRFEIDARAPATRIVQDLAFSNVDARRFLGDAINFTNIEGRAEIGLNIRAQGATQAELLASVDGTTHLEVVSGVLHGVDLGGVASTIRNALRGELIAPEARTPFQGFSGTFAIADGVLAADDLSFNTENLRIPGIGVIDVPQRRVDVRLAPRSPRGGIVFPFSVRGPWSQLSYASDLNDRAQRDILARVRATEAASRAAEAAE, translated from the coding sequence ATGAAAGGCTGGATGCGCTGGGTATTGCTGATCGGGGGCGGTCTGTTCGCGGCGGCGCTGATCGCGGCCGGGGGGCTGGCGTACCTGGTCTACCGTCTCGACGTGCGCGGCGAAGTTGAGCGCGCTGTGGAAAACGCCACCGGGCGCGACCTCACGATCAATGGCGACGTCGGTGTGTCGTACTGGCCCGTGCTGGGCTTGCGCGCCATGGACACGACGCTGGCGAATGTCGAAGGCGGCCGGGCGCCGTCATTCATTTCGGCTGACGAGATCGATATCGGTGTTGAGTTACGGCCTCTGCTTGATCGTCAGGTCGTCGTGCGCCGGCTTGTATTGCAGCGGCCGCAGATCGCGCTCGAAGTCGATGCTGAAGGCGATCCGAACTGGGTGCTGGCGCCGCGTGCCGCGCCGCCGGGTGCGCCACCGACGCGTCCGACAGAACCCGGCATCGATATCGCGCGCACGAACTTACGCGAGGTGCGCGTCATTGATGGTGAGGTGAGCTTCTACGACGCGCGCCGCGGTTCGGGCTGGGTGATTGGCGACGCCGACCTCAGCACCGCCATCACCGCGCTCGATGCACCGATGACCGTGGAAGGTTCGGTGAAGTACAATGACCGTCAAGTCGAACTCACCGCCGTCATCGCTAATCCGGGCGCCGCCACCAAGGGTGAGCTGACGCCGCTCACGCTCACCGTCGAAAGCGAGTTGATCAATTTCGAGTTTACGGGCCAGACCGTCGCCACCTCCGGCGAACTGGCAGGCACAGTGCGCGCGACAGGGCCGAACTTGCGCGACCTCGCGTCTTGGGCAGGTTCGCCGCTTCAAGGCGCAACCGCGTTTGGGCAATTCGCCGTGACAGGTCGTCTCGTGATCGGCGGCGGCGCTTACGATTTCTCCAACGCCGGCTTCTCGATCGATCAGCTGCGCGGACGCGGGGATTTCATCGTCTCCGAAGTGCGCGGAAAGCCCTATATTAGTGGCCGTCTTGAGCTGTTTGATTTTGACCTGAATCCGTACCTCACCGGCGAGCCGCCGCCGCCGCCAAGCGAAGACGCGGCCGTTGCAGCTGCGGTGCTGCCGGAACAGGGCGAACCCCAGACGACCGCCGAAATCGCAGTGATGGAAGCGCCGCCACGCGCGCTCGACGTGCAGGCGGCGCCAAGCGCTGCGCCCGTGAGCTTCGCCGGCTTACAAGCGTTCAACGCCGACCTCGAACTGGTGACTCACGCGGTGCTGGTGCAGCACCTGCGCATCGATAGCTCGCGGCTCAACCTCGTGCTGAACGATGGCTTCATGGCCGCCACACTGCACAATCTGGCGCTCTATGGCGGCTCCGGCCGCGGGCGGTTCGAGATCGACGCACGGGCGCCGGCGACGCGGATCGTTCAGGATCTGGCGTTCAGCAACGTCGATGCACGCCGTTTCCTCGGCGACGCGATCAACTTCACCAATATCGAAGGGCGCGCGGAGATTGGTCTCAACATACGTGCTCAAGGCGCCACGCAGGCGGAGTTGCTGGCGAGCGTCGATGGCACGACCCATCTGGAAGTCGTCAGCGGGGTTCTGCACGGCGTCGATCTCGGCGGCGTTGCGTCCACCATCCGCAACGCGTTGCGCGGCGAGCTGATCGCGCCGGAAGCGCGGACCCCGTTCCAGGGTTTCTCCGGCACCTTCGCCATCGCCGACGGCGTGCTCGCCGCCGACGATCTTTCCTTCAACACCGAGAACCTGCGCATCCCCGGCATCGGCGTCATCGACGTGCCGCAGCGCCGGGTCGATGTGCGGCTCGCGCCGCGCTCGCCGCGCGGTGGCATCGTGTTTCCATTCTCGGTCCGGGGACCGTGGAGCCAGCTCAGTTACGCCAGTGACCTAAACGACCGCGCTCAGCGTGATATCCTGGCCCGGGTGCGGGCGACGGAGGCCGCGTCTCGGGCCGCCGAGGCTGCGGAATAG
- a CDS encoding WD40 repeat domain-containing protein, with protein sequence MTAQVYETGRRLALGASATSVHWIKGLCFFALGDGTVHVFDDAGALQMKREVHSGPILCAAPHPIAGALLTGGDDGFLCETESDGTLSVVEEFGGKWINHLVSNSASGIFAAALGKSVSVFRKDSQKVVHTFTYPSTVGGLALDAKGRRLAASHYNGITMRYVLMPDDKGQTLNWSGSHLAITLSPDADYVISAMQENALHGWRLPEKIDLRMDGYPAKTRSFSWDKRGRWLATSGANSAIVWPFVGKLGPQGKPPMQPGEREALVTAVAFHPNEEVLAIGYADGAALAVRLNDQMGVELDEPGEGPVTALAWSADGKQIAIGDEAGRGAIISLSS encoded by the coding sequence GTGACGGCGCAGGTCTACGAAACCGGCCGCCGCTTGGCGCTCGGCGCGAGCGCGACAAGCGTTCACTGGATAAAGGGCCTTTGCTTTTTCGCGCTTGGCGACGGCACCGTGCACGTTTTCGATGACGCAGGCGCCCTTCAGATGAAAAGGGAGGTGCACAGCGGGCCAATCCTGTGCGCTGCTCCTCATCCGATCGCAGGCGCACTTCTCACTGGAGGCGACGATGGATTTCTCTGTGAGACAGAGTCGGATGGCACCTTGTCAGTCGTTGAAGAGTTCGGCGGCAAGTGGATCAACCACCTCGTGTCGAACTCAGCATCAGGAATATTCGCTGCGGCATTGGGCAAATCCGTGTCGGTGTTTCGTAAGGACAGTCAGAAGGTCGTCCACACGTTCACTTACCCGTCCACGGTCGGCGGCCTCGCGCTCGACGCCAAGGGCAGGCGTCTCGCTGCCAGCCATTATAACGGCATCACGATGCGTTACGTGTTGATGCCAGACGACAAAGGCCAAACGCTCAACTGGTCCGGCTCGCATCTCGCTATCACGCTTTCTCCGGACGCCGACTACGTGATCTCCGCCATGCAAGAGAACGCGTTGCATGGCTGGCGGCTGCCGGAGAAAATCGATCTCCGGATGGATGGCTACCCGGCCAAGACACGCAGCTTCTCTTGGGACAAACGCGGCCGTTGGCTCGCCACCTCTGGCGCCAATTCAGCGATCGTGTGGCCGTTCGTCGGCAAGCTTGGGCCGCAGGGCAAACCGCCGATGCAGCCTGGCGAGCGTGAAGCATTGGTGACGGCGGTCGCGTTTCATCCGAACGAAGAGGTGCTGGCGATTGGTTATGCCGATGGCGCAGCGCTCGCGGTGCGGCTCAACGATCAGATGGGCGTTGAACTCGATGAGCCCGGTGAAGGGCCCGTTACGGCGCTGGCCTGGAGCGCGGATGGTAAGCAGATCGCGATCGGCGACGAAGCCGGGCGCGGCGCGATCATCAGTCTCAGCTCGTAG
- a CDS encoding single-stranded DNA-binding protein, protein MFRFTVQGRIGSINEYRSNTLSISVAADRLVEGRDGQYTATEWMRCVSFDAELNKQMLVELEKGQLVTFEGRLVPRVRDKSADKKTYETALEITSFQRGAKPKANGRAKSAPAETANASV, encoded by the coding sequence ATGTTCCGCTTCACCGTCCAAGGCCGCATCGGCTCGATCAACGAATATCGCAGCAACACGCTCTCGATCTCCGTCGCAGCCGACCGCCTCGTCGAAGGGCGCGATGGCCAATACACCGCGACCGAATGGATGCGCTGCGTCTCCTTCGACGCCGAACTCAACAAGCAGATGCTGGTCGAACTCGAAAAGGGTCAGCTCGTCACCTTCGAAGGTCGTCTCGTCCCGCGCGTGCGTGACAAATCCGCCGACAAGAAGACCTACGAAACCGCGCTCGAAATCACGAGTTTCCAACGCGGCGCCAAGCCCAAGGCCAATGGCCGGGCCAAAAGCGCACCCGCCGAGACGGCTAACGCGTCCGTTTGA
- a CDS encoding DNA/RNA non-specific endonuclease, with the protein MSNELIVRHLYALSNNRETKFADWVAYVVREEWIGPEEDRGWADDPDLDPDETLETRDYDDISALQADRGHQAPLGSFTNAPDWPETNYISNITPQSLNLNRGRWRRLEDAERNLARREHVPVFVITGPLYERPMPALPRADEPHRVPSGYWKIVATADGRALGFIFENRRETGRYCAFQRDISEIERRSGLNLFPAVDPNALRPLAREIGC; encoded by the coding sequence ATGAGCAACGAACTTATTGTCCGTCACCTCTATGCGCTCTCCAACAATAGGGAGACCAAATTTGCCGACTGGGTGGCGTACGTCGTTCGAGAAGAATGGATCGGTCCCGAGGAAGACCGCGGCTGGGCCGACGATCCCGATCTCGACCCGGATGAAACGCTTGAGACGCGCGACTACGATGACATCTCCGCACTTCAAGCTGATCGCGGCCACCAAGCGCCGCTTGGCTCATTCACCAACGCGCCTGATTGGCCAGAGACCAATTATATCTCCAACATCACGCCCCAAAGCCTCAACCTGAACCGAGGCCGCTGGCGGCGCCTGGAAGACGCCGAACGCAATCTGGCGCGACGCGAGCACGTTCCTGTCTTCGTCATCACCGGTCCGCTCTATGAGCGGCCAATGCCCGCACTGCCGCGCGCCGACGAACCGCATCGCGTCCCGTCCGGCTATTGGAAGATTGTAGCGACTGCCGATGGGCGCGCTTTGGGCTTCATCTTCGAGAACCGCCGCGAAACCGGTCGATATTGCGCCTTCCAACGCGACATCTCGGAGATCGAACGCCGTAGCGGACTTAATCTCTTCCCGGCCGTCGACCCCAACGCGCTACGACCATTAGCGCGAGAGATTGGCTGCTAG
- a CDS encoding CehA/McbA family metallohydrolase, with product MGALIDRRALLAAIGATATGPAAFATEPSIPPQPYFEGVDRVIAALERLGAPISDRVRSRIATLAGAGTSASVAEAEALLAPHVLLNGSLNGSSVGRAEQGGATPTLIEQGWRVFLIRVENPSAQVLPLAITPSAASIGRRSGSGAARALPPGGYTVRAEASLQRPWIVYEFADGNPLSGAAVEYKVVQVYSRDRGRRRSEIVLISGADPGLSSPRAYLARFSDPIPIIFEATPSNDVVLRIRDQHGESCMASVITRDSQSRIFPLQGMRVAPDLFFQPQIYRATGETVRLPDGPYTIESWRGPEYLKSTQSFHVARGRRAVDIQLQRWIDPSEWGWYSGDPHIHASGCAHYDNPTEGVTPETMIRHVRGEALSMADVLTWGPGYYYQRQFFSGRAVSPPATLEHPEFQEANNSEWRPRPTAQDDESWLRYGVEVSGFPSSHSGHVSLLRLADQNYPGASAIEDWPSWCLPILQWGKAQNAIVGFTHSALGLRTQSNELPNYEIPQFDSIGANEAIIDVTHDALDFISGCQFPPAWELNIWYHLLNCGYRLGFLGETDFPCITGERPGHGRTYVQMPERPVDDAGYNAWISNLKLGKVYSGDGRSHFLAFSVNGHPQGTANVALSTSGAVQVEATICARLESEQTDETRSIRDARGTWSIWHLEKARIGDTRTVMVELVVNGQVAAQAPLEADGEPHDLRFSVALERSSWVALRILPSGHTHPIFVTVAEQPIRASRRSAEWCRQCVDKIWDEKRPFIRESEQGAARAAYDHARRAYDAIISESEAGT from the coding sequence ATGGGTGCTCTAATTGACCGGCGAGCGTTACTGGCGGCGATCGGTGCTACTGCCACGGGGCCGGCGGCGTTCGCGACTGAACCGTCGATCCCGCCGCAACCTTATTTCGAAGGCGTTGACCGCGTAATCGCCGCGCTGGAGCGGCTTGGCGCCCCGATTTCCGACCGAGTGCGCTCCCGTATTGCCACGCTTGCCGGCGCTGGCACGTCCGCTTCTGTTGCGGAGGCCGAGGCGCTCCTTGCGCCCCATGTACTCTTGAATGGCAGCTTGAATGGCAGCTCTGTCGGGCGTGCTGAGCAAGGCGGTGCTACACCGACACTGATTGAGCAAGGCTGGCGTGTCTTCCTCATTCGAGTCGAAAATCCTTCCGCCCAAGTGTTGCCGCTCGCCATCACGCCGTCTGCGGCCAGCATAGGCCGTCGCAGCGGAAGCGGCGCAGCGCGGGCTCTACCGCCTGGGGGCTACACGGTGCGCGCGGAGGCTTCGCTCCAGCGCCCGTGGATCGTTTACGAATTTGCCGACGGCAATCCGCTCTCGGGCGCGGCGGTCGAATACAAAGTCGTTCAAGTCTACAGTAGAGATCGTGGGCGTCGCCGCTCGGAGATTGTGTTGATCTCGGGCGCCGATCCCGGTCTCTCCTCGCCGCGCGCATATTTGGCGCGCTTTTCCGATCCTATTCCGATCATCTTCGAAGCGACGCCATCGAATGACGTTGTGCTGCGTATACGAGACCAACACGGCGAAAGCTGCATGGCGTCCGTGATCACTCGTGATTCCCAAAGTCGCATCTTTCCGCTTCAGGGTATGCGCGTCGCGCCTGACCTTTTCTTTCAGCCCCAAATTTATCGAGCTACCGGCGAAACTGTCCGTCTGCCGGACGGGCCGTATACAATCGAGAGCTGGCGTGGACCTGAATATTTGAAATCAACTCAGTCGTTCCACGTCGCGAGAGGACGCCGCGCCGTCGACATCCAGCTACAGCGCTGGATCGATCCTAGTGAATGGGGCTGGTATTCCGGCGACCCACACATTCACGCTTCTGGATGCGCCCATTACGACAATCCAACCGAAGGCGTCACACCAGAAACGATGATCCGCCACGTTCGCGGCGAAGCGCTTTCCATGGCCGACGTTTTGACCTGGGGACCTGGGTATTATTACCAGCGGCAGTTTTTCAGTGGACGTGCAGTGAGCCCGCCAGCGACACTGGAGCACCCGGAATTCCAAGAAGCCAACAATTCTGAATGGCGCCCTCGCCCGACGGCGCAAGATGACGAAAGCTGGTTACGCTACGGCGTTGAGGTCTCTGGTTTCCCGTCCAGCCACTCCGGACACGTCTCGCTACTTCGGCTCGCCGACCAAAATTATCCCGGCGCCTCCGCCATCGAGGATTGGCCATCTTGGTGTCTGCCAATACTGCAATGGGGCAAAGCGCAAAACGCAATCGTCGGATTTACGCATTCTGCGTTGGGGCTTCGCACGCAGTCGAACGAACTTCCAAATTATGAGATCCCGCAGTTCGACTCGATCGGCGCCAACGAAGCGATTATCGACGTCACCCATGACGCGCTCGACTTCATCTCCGGTTGCCAGTTTCCGCCAGCGTGGGAACTCAACATTTGGTATCATCTCTTGAACTGCGGCTATCGCCTCGGCTTCCTCGGCGAGACAGACTTTCCTTGCATCACCGGCGAGCGACCAGGTCACGGGCGCACTTACGTTCAAATGCCCGAACGACCAGTGGACGACGCGGGTTACAATGCGTGGATCTCCAATCTGAAGCTCGGGAAAGTCTATTCCGGCGACGGACGCAGCCACTTCCTCGCGTTCAGTGTCAACGGACACCCGCAAGGAACGGCGAACGTTGCGCTCTCAACGTCAGGCGCCGTCCAAGTTGAAGCGACGATCTGCGCACGGCTGGAATCGGAGCAAACCGACGAAACGCGTTCAATCCGCGATGCGCGCGGCACCTGGAGCATTTGGCATCTTGAGAAAGCGCGCATCGGCGACACGCGTACGGTCATGGTCGAGCTGGTGGTCAACGGCCAAGTGGCGGCGCAAGCGCCCCTGGAAGCCGACGGCGAACCGCATGACCTGCGTTTTTCCGTAGCACTTGAGCGCTCGTCTTGGGTCGCCTTGCGCATTCTGCCCTCAGGGCACACGCATCCGATCTTCGTCACCGTTGCCGAGCAACCCATCCGCGCATCGCGCCGTAGCGCGGAATGGTGCCGCCAATGCGTCGATAAGATTTGGGACGAGAAACGCCCATTCATTCGCGAATCCGAGCAAGGCGCCGCGCGTGCGGCGTACGATCACGCGCGTCGCGCCTATGACGCCATCATCTCGGAATCCGAGGCCGGGACATGA
- a CDS encoding ArdC family protein, producing the protein MTRSFKPHSPRRSAQDALAHVTAEIVRLLDEGVMPWRAPWDAKLAMAATPGLPLRHTGEPYRGANVVLLWAAQMARGYSKRTWLTYRQAAQLGGQVRKGEKACPVIYYGQAIAKNEKRPAMGDDGEPARGYRFVKLFLVFNCEQIDDLPPHIGVEITPEPQAPDALDAWIGRLGAKIIVGGASAHYAPVTDTIHMPPRVSFLSDEHERATKYHELAHWTGHTSRLDRLGDYFTDRKAKFHEELVAELASATLGAMIGLAPSHLEDHAAYISDWAKLVRESPRAFLSAGAKAQAAVDWLIAHAGHPAGPSLTAHTSEAEVEALTSYQASGGVHASV; encoded by the coding sequence ATGACACGTTCTTTCAAACCCCATTCGCCGCGCCGCTCTGCGCAAGATGCACTGGCGCACGTCACTGCCGAAATCGTTCGGCTCCTCGATGAGGGCGTCATGCCATGGCGCGCGCCGTGGGATGCCAAACTCGCCATGGCGGCGACGCCCGGCCTGCCGCTCCGCCACACGGGCGAGCCGTATAGAGGCGCCAATGTTGTTCTGCTTTGGGCAGCACAAATGGCGCGCGGATATTCCAAGCGTACCTGGCTGACCTATCGGCAGGCGGCGCAACTAGGCGGCCAGGTTCGCAAGGGCGAGAAAGCCTGCCCCGTCATCTATTACGGTCAAGCGATTGCAAAGAACGAGAAGCGCCCTGCCATGGGTGATGACGGTGAGCCAGCGCGCGGCTATCGCTTCGTGAAGCTGTTTCTTGTCTTTAATTGCGAGCAGATCGACGATCTGCCGCCGCATATCGGTGTGGAAATCACACCGGAGCCGCAGGCGCCTGACGCGCTCGACGCCTGGATCGGACGCCTCGGCGCCAAGATCATAGTCGGCGGCGCGAGCGCACACTACGCCCCCGTGACCGACACGATTCACATGCCGCCACGCGTTTCGTTCCTTAGCGACGAGCACGAACGCGCCACAAAATATCATGAGCTGGCGCATTGGACGGGCCACACCAGCCGTCTTGATCGGCTGGGCGACTATTTCACCGACCGCAAGGCGAAATTCCATGAAGAGCTCGTCGCGGAACTGGCGTCCGCTACGCTCGGCGCCATGATCGGTCTTGCGCCAAGCCATCTTGAAGATCATGCGGCGTACATTTCCGATTGGGCGAAGCTCGTACGCGAGTCACCGCGCGCATTTCTGTCCGCGGGCGCAAAGGCGCAGGCAGCCGTCGATTGGCTGATCGCACACGCCGGCCATCCTGCCGGGCCCTCCTTGACGGCCCACACGTCCGAAGCCGAGGTCGAGGCGCTTACGTCATATCAAGCGTCGGGAGGCGTCCATGCATCGGTTTAA
- a CDS encoding M48 family metallopeptidase: MCNHHGAADDEAQIKPTTIGRRDMLRGVAAGALALTAGACATNPETGRSQFIMIDDAQLQQAALQAWAQQVQQQPTWNNRAAQTRLERVGQRIVNAAGRGNQQWEFRLFDSPQKNAFVLPANKVGFYRGLYEICDVDDYMATVLGHETGHVTGRHAAERYSRAAATQTALQVAGTQVNSQLAMAALGMGAQVGVLLPFGREQEAEADILGLNYMQRAGFDPKLAIPFWQRMQESGGSRPPEFLSTHPDPDNRIQRIRNYINQQGWGPV, encoded by the coding sequence ATGTGCAATCATCACGGCGCAGCTGACGACGAAGCTCAGATCAAGCCCACCACCATCGGCCGGCGCGACATGCTGCGCGGCGTGGCCGCCGGCGCGCTGGCCCTGACGGCCGGCGCGTGTGCCACCAATCCGGAAACGGGCCGCAGCCAGTTCATCATGATCGACGACGCGCAGCTGCAGCAGGCGGCGCTGCAAGCTTGGGCTCAGCAGGTGCAGCAACAGCCCACCTGGAACAACCGCGCAGCGCAAACCCGCCTCGAGCGCGTTGGCCAGCGCATCGTCAACGCCGCCGGGCGCGGCAACCAGCAATGGGAATTCCGCTTGTTCGACAGCCCGCAGAAGAACGCGTTCGTGCTGCCGGCCAACAAAGTCGGCTTCTATCGCGGTCTCTATGAGATCTGCGACGTCGATGATTACATGGCGACCGTGCTTGGCCACGAGACCGGCCACGTCACTGGCCGCCACGCCGCTGAGCGCTACAGCCGCGCCGCCGCGACGCAGACCGCGCTGCAAGTCGCGGGCACGCAAGTGAACAGCCAGCTCGCAATGGCGGCGCTGGGCATGGGCGCGCAAGTCGGCGTGCTGTTGCCGTTCGGGCGCGAGCAAGAAGCGGAAGCCGATATTCTCGGCCTCAATTACATGCAGCGCGCTGGCTTCGATCCGAAGCTGGCAATCCCGTTCTGGCAGCGCATGCAGGAAAGCGGCGGCTCGCGTCCGCCGGAATTCCTCTCCACGCACCCCGACCCGGACAACCGCATTCAGCGCATCCGCAACTACATCAACCAGCAAGGCTGGGGACCGGTGTAA